In the Zingiber officinale cultivar Zhangliang chromosome 5A, Zo_v1.1, whole genome shotgun sequence genome, AGCCAAGTTGATTGATAAGGGATTACTGAATCGTACAATATTTGTAATTTCTGTATCCAGCTTTCGATGAGTCATTGTCCACGAAAAGATTTATGAATTGCTTAAATTCATGGTTTATTTAAGTATTTCCACCTTGTGGTCGTATTGTCGCTGCTAAAGGCATTGTTTTTCCCCCCCTTAaaatgctatttttttttaattctgtttTCCATTGAATACTTCCTGCTTGAGTCAGGACTTGTGATGGTTTCTTAATTTTACAAGACGAATTCAGGAAAGTGTCAATCTTTCGGCCAGTAAAGACTGTAtcttattaatttattttgatgagATATATAGACATGTTAAAACACAATTCCTCCAATATATTTGTTTTCCATATTCGAGTGTAAATTTAATACCCAATGCACCTGAAGAAACTAACGGTGTGAGGACCGTTTTTACTGCCATTTACAAGACGAATCGATTAGCCAAATTAAACCGAAAAGATCCGTTATCCTGATTGGATGGGGTTGGTCAGTTGATCCAATAAGCTGGGCAAGCAGAGAGTGTGGTCGAGACAGTCCGTTAACAGGTCAAATTGCTACTCTTTTATCTATAATGGGAGATCTATAACATAGAATTTATACTATAAATTTTTCAATATAACCCCTCTCTTATTCTATAAGTGGAGTTTATAATCTTTTTTAGGGTTAATAACTTTAAACCCCTTTGTATTTTATAACAGGTTGCATTTTGTCCCCCTCTATTTAAAAAACTACACTTAACCCTCCTTTGACATAagtaaaaatgagaaaaaaaaaaaataaatggctAAAATAACCCTAATCTAAATCAGACTtgtagaagaaaatgaaaaataaaaataaaaataaaaataatcacgTAAAATCGTTGAAAGCTTAACATTAACCCAACCTGATTTATATATAGACACAAAATCTCACTTGTTCCTAGAAAAAATATCTTCACAAAATTCACACATGCACCGGcataaataatagaaaattagTAACTCTGAAAAGGATAATTAGTCAAAAATTCATTCCACCAAATAAAAAAGAATCAGAATTCTAAATTgatgaataaaaattaaataaaagatagaataaagtttatcattaaaaattaaaataaagaccctttgatgatttataaaaaaaaaatcacccttttaatttttgtccaaaAGTAAGTTTTCATTTCAAAGTAAGAGCTTTttgaaatgaaaaatatttttagttactttgaaatgaaaatttacttttggacaaaaattaaaaggttgatttttttataaattatcaaagggtctttattttgatttttaatgataaactttattttatctttatttaattttgattcatcaatttaTAATTCTGGTTTTTTTTGGGTTGGTGGAATGAGTTTTTGGTTGATTATCCCTTTCAgagttattatttttctattatttatgcTAGTGCATGTGTGAATTTAGGATATTTTTTCTAGGAACAAGTGAGATTTTGGGCCTATATATAAATTAGGTTGGGTTAAGGTTAAGTTTTCAACGATCTTAcggaattatttttatttttatttttcattttttttaaagtcTGATTTAGGTTAAGGTTATTTTGGTCAtttgttttcttctctctttttttaCTTATGTCCAAAGGGGTTAAgtgtaattttttaaatagaagGGGGTAAAATGTAACCTGTAATAAAATAAAGGGGGTTTAAAGTtattaaccttttttttttataaatctgtATTAAAATTTTGGGTCAGGTTTATAAAGGAAATAATGGAGAGAGGATTTTCAAAGAGGAGGTTTTTAAAAAGAGTAGGCAGTGATGTAGGTTTACGATTACGGATGTTCATGAACATCGCACATCGCCGCCGCCTCTTCCAGCCGTTTCCCTCCCTTCCTAGGCGATGGCCATCCGAGTCGTCTTATCTCGCGTAAAAATTGCATCTTTTCCCTCATGCTCTTCCCCCTTCAGACTTGCGCAGATCATCTTTCCAGCGAGTGCCTTGCAGAGACAGATATGCCTTCTTCCTCGTCTTTCGTTAATCGATTCGCCGGTGGCATTATCTGCAGAAGGCACGGGAGATCTGGGTTTAAGGCGCCACTACCACGACGGGAGACCGAGAGGTCCCCTTTGGAGGGGTAAGAAGATGATAGGCAAGGAGGCGCTGTTCGCCATCCTGGGGCTCAAGAGGTTCAAGGATGATGACGAGAAACTAgaaaagttcatcaaaacacatgtCCTTCGGCTACTTAAGATGGACAAGATCGCCGTCCTTACCGAGCTCGAGCGCCAGGGGGAGGTTGATTTGGCGGTCAAGGTACGCCATTCTAACTTCCATCGTGTAGATAGCTTTGAGGGGATTAGGGTTTTGCGCGATTCGGTGCAGTAAAAAGCTTTTGAGGGATTCTGTCCGAATCGAGACTGTtggatttttcttttaaaaaaaatcttcaatTTATGAAAAAATGATTAGTTTTTCAGTAGTAGGTTGCATTTGGAATCATGTATAAAGTAGTAGCCTTCAGTAGTTTCGAGCACTCTTTCCAAGTTTACTACACTCGTTTACATGGTTTTTATCTCTGTTGCTCTGTGGAATCATGCGAGAGATTAACATACTAAATTTCACTGAATTCAGTTGTGCTTGCCAGAAACTCAAATTTAACGTTCATTAAGATCATATATTTTTCTGAATTTAGTTGGTTGTACGAAAAATCCCTTTAGATCATAGCAATATGATT is a window encoding:
- the LOC121981961 gene encoding protein THYLAKOID ASSEMBLY 8-like, chloroplastic, translated to MAIRVVLSRVKIASFPSCSSPFRLAQIIFPASALQRQICLLPRLSLIDSPVALSAEGTGDLGLRRHYHDGRPRGPLWRGKKMIGKEALFAILGLKRFKDDDEKLEKFIKTHVLRLLKMDKIAVLTELERQGEVDLAVKMFHVIRKEDWYKPDVYMYKDLIVSLAKCKKMEATMEMWESMRKEKLFPDFRTYAEVIRGFLRYGSPADAMNIYEDMKKSPDPPEELPFRILLKGLLPHPLLRNRVKQDFEELFPEKNIYDPPEEIFGMK